The following coding sequences are from one Elusimicrobium minutum Pei191 window:
- a CDS encoding terminase large subunit domain-containing protein: MKKNLQKEVQSDFYTFYRYVAKGHTGWWLRELCDFLQYEVYFRFLKKELPISTIEAPVQHGKSRVLRHFLCWLIGLHPELRFNFYTAAEDLRDETKIDVDIILESPEYMAIFGQRKSSTLKDTSETFQIYNPEGPNGKVNFRLMGAGNIGHPSHISLIDDPYRNKEDALSKTMRDKIASRFRADIITRRQERSMVVVLHSRWHESDLIGWITKNISKDELISFSYPAIMPNGEALFPELRSLAFLNKQRGILTPGEFASLYQQSPIVEGGNKFKAEMFEFVDELPETFDYTFSTSDTSYKKGQENDYTVCANWGVYKDDLYLTSIFRERIEAKEADGRLRPIIKQHSVWGYRKAWIEPKGHGIFLNQTFSDDKELMMPDEAELKEFFKDRSVDKVERANNATASLSNRKVKIYSRIHCKDEILIEALSFPNGDHDDFVDTLIDAIKILVSSSSGRAVATAIPIRRNREE; this comes from the coding sequence ATGAAAAAAAATCTGCAAAAGGAAGTGCAAAGTGATTTCTATACATTCTATCGGTATGTAGCTAAAGGGCATACCGGATGGTGGCTTAGAGAGTTGTGCGATTTTTTGCAGTATGAAGTCTATTTCAGATTTTTAAAAAAAGAGTTGCCGATTTCAACCATAGAAGCACCAGTACAGCATGGCAAGAGCAGGGTTTTAAGGCATTTTCTTTGTTGGTTGATAGGGTTACATCCTGAGCTGAGATTTAACTTCTACACCGCAGCAGAAGATTTAAGGGATGAGACAAAGATTGATGTCGATATTATTTTGGAGTCGCCAGAATACATGGCGATATTTGGACAGAGAAAGTCCAGCACTTTGAAAGATACATCTGAAACATTTCAGATATACAACCCGGAAGGGCCAAACGGCAAGGTCAATTTTAGACTTATGGGGGCAGGCAATATAGGCCACCCTTCGCATATCTCTCTTATTGACGATCCTTACAGAAATAAAGAGGACGCACTTTCTAAGACCATGAGAGACAAGATTGCCAGCAGGTTCAGGGCAGATATTATTACCAGAAGGCAGGAACGCTCAATGGTAGTGGTATTGCACAGCCGATGGCATGAGAGCGACCTTATAGGCTGGATAACAAAGAACATAAGCAAAGATGAGCTTATTTCATTTTCTTATCCGGCAATTATGCCAAACGGAGAGGCCCTATTCCCTGAATTAAGGAGCCTTGCTTTCTTAAATAAGCAAAGGGGCATATTAACACCGGGGGAGTTCGCTTCCCTTTACCAGCAAAGTCCTATTGTTGAGGGCGGTAATAAGTTTAAGGCTGAAATGTTTGAGTTTGTTGATGAGTTGCCGGAAACCTTTGACTATACATTCTCCACATCGGACACCTCTTATAAAAAGGGGCAGGAGAACGATTATACGGTTTGTGCTAACTGGGGCGTGTATAAGGATGACTTATATTTAACCAGCATATTCCGTGAGCGTATAGAAGCTAAAGAGGCAGACGGCAGATTAAGGCCGATTATTAAACAGCACTCTGTCTGGGGATATAGGAAGGCTTGGATTGAACCTAAAGGGCATGGCATATTTTTAAACCAGACCTTCAGCGATGACAAAGAATTAATGATGCCGGACGAAGCTGAATTAAAAGAGTTCTTTAAAGACAGAAGCGTAGATAAGGTGGAAAGGGCAAATAATGCAACCGCCTCCCTATCAAATAGAAAGGTCAAGATATACTCAAGAATACATTGTAAGGACGAGATTTTAATTGAGGCTTTATCTTTTCCAAACGGAGACCATGATGACTTTGTGGATACGCTTATAGACGCAATAAAAATTTTAGTTAGTTCTTCTAGCGGTCGTGCAGTTGCAACAGCCATACCAATTAGAAGGAATAGGGAAGAATAA
- a CDS encoding site-specific DNA-methyltransferase has protein sequence MQILKISLNKITPYINNAKEHPQSQIDQIKASILEFGFNDPIAIDENFVIIEGHGRYEALKQLGHKEVEVIQLSHLSKVQKKQYILAHNKIALNTGFDIEKLKLETAAIIELGGKLDILGFTDIDEVQMPETIVLEENIDDLPSIDNAPAVTKTGNVWLLGKHRLLCGDSTKKESFDAISAKEADFIFTDPPYGIDIAKSGAIGSSGKKYKPIIGDNDTATARAFYELAKELNLKDMLIWGANYFADFLPVSRRWLVWNKRGEMDSNNFADGEIAWVRSDGNLRIFSHVWSGYTREGSHKEELKTRIHPTQKPVGVCIDIFKELEPFEVVFDAFMGSGSTLIACEKMKKVCLGIEIDPKYCDLIIERWQNYTGEKAVLKNTGKTYEEEKKDSKKGN, from the coding sequence ATGCAGATATTAAAAATATCGCTTAATAAGATTACTCCCTACATCAATAATGCTAAGGAGCATCCTCAGAGCCAAATAGACCAGATAAAAGCAAGTATTCTGGAGTTTGGCTTCAATGATCCTATTGCCATTGACGAGAACTTTGTAATCATTGAAGGCCACGGCAGATATGAGGCATTAAAACAACTTGGTCATAAAGAAGTTGAAGTTATCCAACTCTCCCACCTTTCAAAAGTTCAAAAGAAACAATATATTTTGGCGCATAATAAAATTGCTTTAAATACCGGGTTTGATATTGAGAAGTTAAAACTAGAAACAGCAGCCATTATTGAACTTGGCGGCAAACTGGACATTCTAGGCTTTACCGATATTGATGAAGTTCAGATGCCGGAAACAATCGTATTAGAAGAAAACATAGATGATTTACCCAGCATAGACAATGCTCCTGCTGTCACTAAGACCGGGAATGTTTGGCTTTTGGGTAAGCACAGATTATTATGTGGTGACAGCACAAAAAAAGAAAGTTTTGACGCAATCTCCGCCAAAGAAGCTGATTTTATATTTACAGACCCTCCTTATGGGATAGATATAGCCAAGAGTGGCGCAATAGGGAGTAGCGGTAAAAAGTATAAGCCGATAATCGGAGATAATGACACCGCCACAGCAAGAGCATTTTATGAGTTGGCAAAAGAACTAAACCTCAAAGATATGTTGATTTGGGGTGCAAACTATTTTGCAGACTTTCTCCCAGTAAGCAGAAGATGGCTTGTATGGAATAAAAGGGGCGAAATGGATTCTAACAACTTTGCTGATGGAGAGATAGCTTGGGTACGAAGTGATGGCAACCTGCGTATATTCAGCCATGTGTGGAGTGGTTATACAAGAGAAGGCAGCCATAAAGAAGAATTAAAGACACGCATCCACCCAACACAAAAGCCTGTCGGCGTATGCATAGATATCTTTAAAGAACTAGAACCCTTTGAAGTTGTCTTTGACGCTTTTATGGGTAGTGGCAGTACCTTAATAGCTTGTGAGAAGATGAAGAAGGTTTGCCTGGGCATAGAGATTGATCCTAAATATTGCGACCTGATTATTGAACGCTGGCAGAACTATACCGGAGAAAAGGCCGTACTGAAGAACACAGGAAAGACTTATGAAGAAGAAAAAAAAGACAGCAAAAAAGGGAACTAG
- a CDS encoding Lar family restriction alleviation protein: MAMSKEEQAELKAAKEAANAAQTGSRGGGMKEKICHDENVCTGMCIRPQCNCRLKDKNLKPCPFCGERAVIKRTDRYPRRGEFEGQRIDGYSVVCGNMNCIIFNADDKYKYTKQEAIKAWNRRAK, from the coding sequence ATGGCTATGAGTAAAGAGGAACAAGCAGAGTTAAAGGCTGCCAAAGAAGCAGCAAACGCCGCCCAAACAGGAAGCAGAGGAGGCGGTATGAAAGAGAAAATATGCCATGACGAAAATGTTTGTACGGGTATGTGTATAAGGCCCCAGTGCAACTGCCGCCTTAAAGATAAAAACCTAAAGCCTTGCCCATTTTGCGGCGAAAGGGCTGTTATAAAAAGGACAGATAGATACCCCCGGCGCGGTGAATTTGAGGGGCAAAGGATTGACGGTTATAGCGTTGTTTGCGGCAACATGAACTGCATTATTTTTAATGCAGATGATAAATACAAATACACCAAACAAGAGGCCATAAAAGCCTGGAACAGGAGGGCAAAATAA
- a CDS encoding radical SAM protein, with product MKKKTGTKEWSSHSVNSQIGCIHGCIYCYATRIAKRFKLHPTGKYTEEYTKEPKICRYKGVIMYPTTHDIHEKNYRHCFKIIQDLLDRGNRVLVVSKMSLRVAREFTRHIKSDELIEVRITITSQVEATSAHFEPNAPSYESRLRALEHLHRCGFKTSVSIEPFLTEPGLIVKAVEPFCTGDIWVGCLNGFKLDYKNEPEQRLTWLLYKRLSYIYNRLKDNPKIKFKESFMRRIK from the coding sequence ATGAAAAAGAAAACAGGCACTAAAGAATGGAGCAGCCACTCTGTAAATAGCCAAATAGGCTGTATACACGGGTGCATATATTGCTATGCGACGCGCATAGCTAAGCGCTTTAAACTACACCCTACGGGGAAGTATACCGAAGAATACACCAAGGAACCTAAAATCTGTAGGTACAAGGGCGTTATTATGTACCCAACAACGCACGATATACACGAAAAAAATTACCGCCATTGTTTTAAGATAATACAAGACCTTTTAGACAGGGGCAACAGGGTTTTAGTGGTTAGCAAGATGTCATTAAGAGTGGCACGGGAATTTACAAGGCATATAAAATCTGATGAACTTATAGAAGTAAGAATAACTATAACTTCACAGGTGGAAGCGACAAGCGCACATTTTGAGCCGAACGCGCCAAGCTATGAAAGCCGTTTAAGAGCCTTGGAACATTTGCATAGATGTGGCTTTAAAACATCCGTAAGCATAGAACCGTTTTTAACCGAGCCGGGCTTGATTGTCAAAGCTGTAGAGCCTTTTTGTACAGGCGATATTTGGGTAGGGTGTTTAAATGGCTTTAAGCTTGACTATAAAAACGAGCCGGAACAGCGCCTAACGTGGCTTTTATATAAGCGGCTGTCATATATTTACAACCGCCTAAAAGATAACCCCAAAATAAAGTTTAAAGAAAGCTTTATGCGAAGAATTAAATGA
- a CDS encoding class I SAM-dependent methyltransferase, producing MDKQILDVCCGGKMFYCDKDDCRVLFCDKRYEPVRKMSNGGYFGVMPDKIHDFRNMDFKDDSFSLVIFDPPHLFCGKKSFMYTKYGTLEHFGKWKKDLAKGFSECFRVLKPAGTLIFKWCDADISLKEVLSLTPEKPVITHTAKSNSGFKNTYFCVFFKEAK from the coding sequence ATGGACAAACAAATATTAGATGTATGTTGCGGCGGAAAGATGTTTTACTGCGATAAGGACGATTGCCGGGTTTTATTTTGCGACAAAAGATATGAGCCCGTTCGCAAAATGTCAAATGGCGGTTATTTCGGGGTTATGCCGGACAAAATACACGACTTCCGAAATATGGATTTTAAAGATGACTCTTTCTCTTTGGTTATATTTGATCCGCCCCATCTTTTTTGCGGCAAAAAAAGTTTTATGTACACAAAGTACGGAACGCTTGAGCACTTCGGCAAATGGAAAAAGGATTTAGCAAAAGGCTTTAGTGAATGCTTCCGCGTATTAAAGCCGGCCGGTACGCTTATTTTTAAGTGGTGCGACGCCGACATATCCTTAAAAGAGGTTCTAAGCCTTACGCCGGAAAAGCCGGTAATTACACACACCGCCAAATCAAATAGCGGGTTTAAAAACACATATTTTTGTGTATTTTTCAAGGAGGCAAAATAG
- a CDS encoding class I SAM-dependent methyltransferase yields MQKNTALITQLKESGQDFEFYPTTKEMVATIYCNAKERNIDSVLDIGAGNGGFLNEFAALCKSEKEGGREITKYAIEKSDILMSRYPADIFILGTDFHQQTLIDKKVDMIFCNPPYSQYELWAARIIKEANAKHVYLIIPQRWKDNEVIKAALKKRKARHYVIGHTDFKDAERAARAVVDIIRVDLCESYRDRAEVDPFKTWFEDFFKLQADKTDDNAYARAERKADDIKNGLVKGQNLIDNLCELYGADMAKILKNYRVLETLDADIFKELNVSVEGLCESLKTKLEGTKSLYWKELFDHMDTITGRLTSGSRADLLNTLQEHTSIDFTSSNAYMVVLWAIKNANRYLDKQLVDMYLDLSDAENVSAYKSNKVFKTDDWRWNRRNERKETHYKLDYRIVKNVWKCFAQSSYEAYSYPNGLHNDCHALLNDLCTIGKNLGFSVHQNSFNFEWTPGGQRTFEYGDDSKPFMEVRAYKKGSIHIKFALEFSKALNIEAGRILGWLRNAEDASQELDIPTHEVSSYFNRNHGAKLGHDIKLLA; encoded by the coding sequence ATGCAGAAAAACACAGCATTAATTACACAGCTTAAAGAAAGCGGGCAGGATTTTGAGTTTTACCCAACTACCAAAGAGATGGTAGCCACAATATACTGCAATGCCAAAGAGCGCAATATAGACAGCGTTTTGGACATCGGCGCGGGCAATGGCGGCTTTTTAAATGAGTTTGCGGCTCTCTGCAAAAGCGAAAAAGAAGGAGGGCGCGAAATAACAAAATATGCGATTGAAAAGTCCGATATTTTAATGAGCCGCTACCCCGCCGATATTTTTATTCTAGGCACAGACTTTCACCAGCAGACTCTTATAGACAAAAAAGTGGACATGATTTTTTGCAATCCACCGTATTCACAATATGAACTCTGGGCGGCCCGGATTATCAAGGAGGCTAATGCAAAGCACGTTTATCTGATTATCCCACAGAGATGGAAAGATAACGAAGTAATCAAAGCCGCGCTTAAAAAGCGTAAGGCCCGCCACTATGTCATAGGCCACACAGATTTTAAAGACGCTGAACGCGCCGCCCGCGCCGTGGTTGACATAATCAGAGTTGACCTCTGCGAAAGCTACAGAGACCGTGCAGAAGTTGACCCATTTAAAACGTGGTTTGAAGATTTTTTTAAGTTGCAAGCTGACAAAACGGACGATAACGCCTATGCTCGCGCAGAGCGTAAAGCCGATGATATTAAAAATGGACTTGTGAAAGGTCAAAACCTCATAGATAATCTTTGCGAACTCTACGGCGCAGATATGGCAAAAATCCTTAAAAATTACAGAGTGCTTGAAACGCTGGACGCTGATATATTCAAAGAGCTTAATGTCTCAGTAGAAGGACTTTGTGAGAGCTTAAAGACAAAGTTAGAGGGCACAAAATCCCTTTATTGGAAAGAACTTTTTGACCACATGGACACTATCACCGGCCGCCTTACTAGCGGCAGCCGAGCGGACCTGCTGAATACCTTACAAGAACACACCAGCATTGATTTTACTTCGTCCAATGCCTACATGGTTGTCCTCTGGGCGATTAAGAACGCCAACCGATATCTGGACAAGCAGCTTGTGGATATGTATTTGGATTTGAGCGATGCGGAGAACGTTTCAGCTTATAAGTCCAACAAAGTTTTTAAGACGGACGATTGGCGGTGGAATAGGCGGAATGAGAGAAAAGAAACGCATTATAAGCTGGACTATCGTATTGTCAAAAATGTGTGGAAGTGTTTTGCACAGAGCAGTTATGAAGCATATTCATACCCTAATGGCCTCCACAATGACTGCCATGCGCTTTTAAATGACCTTTGCACCATAGGCAAGAACCTCGGTTTCAGCGTTCATCAGAACAGCTTTAACTTTGAATGGACACCCGGCGGACAGCGCACTTTTGAATATGGAGACGACAGCAAGCCCTTCATGGAGGTGCGCGCTTATAAAAAGGGCTCTATCCATATTAAATTTGCGCTTGAGTTTTCAAAGGCTTTAAACATTGAAGCCGGGCGCATATTAGGCTGGCTCCGCAACGCTGAGGACGCAAGCCAAGAGCTTGATATACCCACACACGAGGTCAGCTCGTATTTTAACAGAAACCACGGGGCTAAGCTGGGCCACGATATAAAACTTTTAGCTTAA
- a CDS encoding DNA-methyltransferase, producing the protein MRKEIIGNCTLYLGDCLEVMQTIERVDAIITDPPYDEKTHNGADKKFSDINFAPLESPALLAKTLLGKSRFWVLAFCSFEQLGQYRDGAGEAWIRAGIWDKITNMPQMTGDRPAQGGEGIAIMHNNGMKKWNGGGKAAIYRYLVERGNKQHPTQKPLELIEELISLYTNEGQLVLDPFMGSGTTGVACARLNRKFIGIEIDPKYFDISCHRIEAELRQGKLF; encoded by the coding sequence ATGAGAAAAGAGATTATTGGCAACTGCACGCTGTATTTGGGGGACTGTTTGGAAGTTATGCAAACCATTGAACGTGTGGACGCAATTATTACCGATCCTCCTTATGATGAAAAAACACATAACGGTGCGGATAAAAAATTTTCTGACATAAATTTTGCGCCTTTAGAAAGCCCTGCTTTATTGGCTAAAACATTACTGGGAAAAAGCAGATTTTGGGTGTTGGCATTTTGTTCATTTGAACAGTTAGGGCAATATAGGGACGGCGCAGGGGAAGCTTGGATTAGGGCTGGAATATGGGACAAAATTACGAACATGCCACAAATGACAGGAGATAGGCCCGCGCAGGGTGGAGAAGGTATCGCCATCATGCACAACAATGGCATGAAAAAATGGAATGGTGGTGGTAAGGCCGCTATTTATAGATATTTAGTTGAGCGCGGTAATAAACAACACCCCACCCAAAAACCCCTAGAACTCATAGAGGAACTGATAAGTCTGTATACCAATGAGGGACAGTTAGTATTAGACCCTTTTATGGGTAGCGGCACCACTGGTGTTGCGTGCGCACGCTTAAATCGTAAGTTTATTGGCATTGAAATTGACCCAAAATATTTTGACATATCATGCCATCGTATAGAAGCTGAATTACGGCAAGGGAAATTATTTTAA
- a CDS encoding DUF4406 domain-containing protein, with translation MENFNAKIYISSAMSNKENFNQQAFFEKEAELRSRGYKNILNPAVIGQKHGFKKPYSFYMREAIKMLADADIMVVFGDWQKSKV, from the coding sequence ATGGAAAATTTTAACGCAAAAATTTATATAAGCAGTGCCATGAGCAACAAAGAAAACTTTAACCAGCAGGCCTTTTTTGAGAAAGAGGCTGAGCTCCGCAGCCGCGGGTACAAAAACATTTTAAACCCCGCCGTAATAGGCCAAAAGCACGGTTTTAAAAAGCCTTACAGCTTTTACATGCGCGAAGCCATTAAAATGCTTGCTGACGCGGACATTATGGTGGTTTTTGGCGACTGGCAAAAAAGCAAAGTTTGA
- a CDS encoding Lar family restriction alleviation protein has translation MSEELKPCPFCGSKDVHTNNAYPHYIFCLACNAMFRVAGLQWEKDVPKLIEAWNRRAR, from the coding sequence ATGAGCGAAGAATTAAAGCCGTGTCCGTTTTGCGGTAGCAAAGATGTACATACAAACAATGCCTACCCGCACTATATTTTTTGCCTTGCCTGTAATGCTATGTTCCGCGTTGCAGGGCTACAATGGGAAAAAGACGTTCCCAAACTAATAGAAGCATGGAACAGGAGGGCAAGATAA
- a CDS encoding DnaA ATPase domain-containing protein, whose protein sequence is MNDEERRQKLELLKKSGFEPVHMAYTFEDFEVTGPTKNNYDACRAFVENPLNLYVYGPAGNGKTRLAITAIKNRLLKYADEYGRVIFWEDFKNAVMADMRNDSTEYIDSLARRKCLLIDDIFRNGVNETTKAAIIRLFEKWGNHGKKKLIVTSNKDIEQLSKILEDDRAVSRTVGLFDMIIENAGEDYRVRNLKEKVVKAGQDFNARAVSLGVMK, encoded by the coding sequence ATGAATGACGAAGAAAGAAGGCAAAAATTAGAATTACTTAAAAAAAGCGGCTTTGAACCCGTACACATGGCCTATACCTTTGAAGATTTTGAGGTTACAGGCCCTACAAAGAATAACTATGACGCTTGCCGCGCCTTTGTAGAAAACCCGCTTAATTTGTACGTTTACGGCCCTGCCGGCAATGGTAAAACGCGTTTAGCCATAACCGCGATTAAGAACCGCCTTTTAAAATATGCGGATGAGTACGGGCGGGTTATCTTTTGGGAAGACTTTAAAAACGCCGTAATGGCCGATATGCGAAACGATAGTACGGAATACATAGACAGCCTAGCGCGCCGTAAATGCCTGCTTATAGACGATATTTTTAGAAACGGCGTGAACGAAACCACGAAGGCCGCCATAATACGCCTTTTTGAAAAGTGGGGCAACCACGGCAAGAAGAAGCTTATTGTAACGTCCAACAAGGACATAGAGCAGCTTAGCAAGATTTTGGAAGACGACCGCGCGGTAAGCCGAACCGTAGGGCTTTTTGACATGATCATAGAAAACGCCGGGGAAGACTACCGCGTAAGGAACCTAAAGGAAAAGGTTGTAAAGGCTGGACAGGACTTTAACGCGCGCGCCGTAAGCTTGGGGGTTATGAAATGA
- a CDS encoding recombinase RecT, producing MTTENIQRTPALGILLEQAPFYSKAQNLEQKKIEDMMVSFAYIAHKVIKRHQDKGRGEVDVQSIKEAFKCSMDTGIPVDNRRLAYLTIVKNNSTGKYEIQYEPGYMGFVHKLRQIKPGAVVQTILLWEKDVFTYKSTTGVAEYSYVPEKPMRSDFNHIIGGFCYISYFEHGREYSFVTPMTKAELDLARGKAKTQDVWGVWPGEMYKKVIIKRAGKVEFIGEPEMEKLNEIDDRSYTGFERKQPAKVDYSAVKPLPQEITETEALPAPGGDDTVQDVFSMEEPQ from the coding sequence ATGACTACGGAAAATATACAAAGAACGCCCGCTTTGGGCATATTGTTGGAGCAGGCACCTTTTTACAGCAAAGCGCAAAACCTTGAACAAAAGAAAATTGAGGACATGATGGTCAGCTTTGCCTACATAGCGCATAAGGTAATAAAAAGACACCAAGATAAAGGCCGTGGCGAAGTGGACGTACAAAGTATTAAAGAGGCTTTTAAATGCTCTATGGATACCGGCATACCTGTGGACAACCGCCGCCTTGCTTACCTTACCATTGTTAAAAATAACAGCACAGGGAAGTACGAAATACAGTATGAGCCCGGCTATATGGGGTTTGTGCATAAATTGCGCCAGATTAAGCCCGGCGCGGTGGTGCAAACAATACTTTTATGGGAAAAGGACGTTTTTACCTACAAAAGCACTACCGGGGTGGCGGAATATTCCTATGTACCGGAAAAGCCCATGCGATCCGATTTTAACCACATTATAGGCGGCTTTTGTTACATATCTTACTTTGAACACGGGCGCGAGTACAGCTTTGTAACACCCATGACAAAGGCAGAGCTTGATCTGGCGCGCGGCAAAGCCAAAACGCAGGATGTTTGGGGTGTATGGCCGGGCGAAATGTACAAAAAGGTAATTATCAAGCGCGCAGGCAAAGTGGAGTTTATTGGCGAGCCGGAAATGGAAAAACTTAACGAAATTGACGATCGCAGTTATACCGGCTTTGAACGTAAGCAGCCTGCCAAAGTTGACTACAGCGCGGTAAAACCGTTGCCGCAGGAAATAACCGAAACCGAGGCTTTGCCCGCACCCGGCGGCGATGATACTGTGCAAGACGTATTTAGCATGGAGGAGCCCCAATGA
- a CDS encoding PD-(D/E)XK nuclease-like domain-containing protein, which translates to MQILTDKEYFAYPAISKSQLHQYDPLNPIAFWRGCKLNPQCTPDKETDAMVNGKLRHMLLLEPQKFEQEFLVIEGGYGFGTRNTKAFQKVIEDNPGKTVITQEMLDTAKLQIDTLKSYSLIQSVLEGATVEKAFLWTDEETGLPLKCKLDLIKNIADGLVITEYKGASNMDNISKGIDIPGWQWDAGMQTKAIKAKYGVTPFKMLFIVQSTIVGEEHKILPISIDSETCEFCEDFVNIALGKIAARIEKYNAGDPDAWRSELMEQTFMGTNGTCFSYGFDRLFEAIKG; encoded by the coding sequence ATGCAAATTTTAACAGATAAAGAATATTTTGCCTACCCGGCAATAAGCAAAAGCCAGTTGCACCAGTACGATCCGCTTAACCCCATAGCCTTTTGGCGCGGGTGTAAGCTAAACCCGCAATGCACGCCGGACAAAGAAACGGACGCTATGGTTAACGGTAAGCTGCGCCATATGTTACTGCTGGAGCCGCAGAAGTTTGAGCAGGAGTTTTTGGTTATTGAAGGCGGTTACGGCTTTGGAACGCGCAATACAAAGGCTTTCCAAAAGGTAATAGAGGACAACCCCGGCAAAACCGTAATAACGCAGGAAATGCTGGATACAGCCAAACTGCAAATAGATACGCTTAAAAGCTACTCGCTTATACAAAGCGTACTGGAGGGCGCAACGGTGGAAAAGGCCTTTTTATGGACGGATGAGGAAACAGGCCTGCCGCTTAAATGCAAGCTGGATCTTATCAAAAACATAGCCGATGGCCTTGTTATTACCGAATACAAAGGCGCAAGCAATATGGACAACATAAGTAAGGGTATAGACATACCCGGCTGGCAATGGGACGCGGGCATGCAAACAAAGGCTATTAAGGCCAAATACGGCGTAACCCCGTTTAAAATGCTGTTTATTGTGCAAAGCACCATAGTAGGAGAAGAGCACAAAATACTGCCCATAAGCATTGACAGCGAAACGTGCGAGTTTTGCGAGGACTTTGTAAATATTGCCCTTGGCAAAATAGCCGCGCGTATTGAGAAATACAACGCCGGCGACCCCGATGCCTGGCGCAGCGAGCTGATGGAGCAAACCTTTATGGGCACCAACGGCACCTGCTTCAGCTACGGCTTTGACAGACTTTTTGAGGCAATAAAAGGATAG
- a CDS encoding ATP-binding protein, producing the protein MSKEIISLQLENIKKIKAITIRPEGNFVEISGRNGQGKSTVLDAIWWVLKGKDNIQQMPVRQGQEKGTIRLELNDLIIERVFKVNEVGTDYTTTIKVTSKDGAKYSSPQAVLDKFTGILGFDPLAFMRMSAKEQYEFIRKNADLKVDIDELDRKHKSLYEQRTEVNREVKRLEAQIESMPIVNVPKERVDVATLMSVLQNAQESNQKIQKAKYALDSLTQKKISKQDEIKRLEAQILSIKSDVEQLDVDIRRGLEFMRSNQPIDTTDIESKIKDAETINAAFDAAVNRDKLVTQKINEEAHVIHLNNEMESLENQKKQAIESANLPVKELGFGNNELLYKGLPIKQLSAAEQLKLSMDIATAENPDLKVILLRDASLLDDESLEYIKQRAEESGYQIWAERVDTTGTKGFVIEDGELKA; encoded by the coding sequence ATGAGCAAAGAAATAATAAGTTTACAGCTTGAAAACATAAAAAAGATTAAGGCCATAACCATAAGGCCGGAAGGCAATTTTGTAGAAATATCGGGCCGTAATGGGCAAGGCAAATCTACCGTGCTTGACGCTATATGGTGGGTGCTGAAAGGCAAAGATAATATACAGCAAATGCCGGTACGCCAAGGGCAGGAAAAAGGCACCATACGCCTTGAACTTAACGACCTTATTATAGAGCGCGTATTTAAGGTTAATGAGGTGGGCACCGATTATACCACCACCATAAAGGTAACGAGTAAAGACGGGGCCAAATACTCCAGCCCGCAGGCCGTGCTTGATAAGTTTACTGGCATTTTAGGGTTTGATCCGCTGGCCTTTATGCGCATGAGCGCAAAGGAGCAGTACGAATTTATCCGCAAAAACGCCGATTTAAAGGTGGACATTGACGAACTGGACAGGAAACACAAAAGTCTGTACGAGCAGCGCACCGAGGTTAACAGGGAAGTTAAACGCCTTGAGGCCCAAATAGAAAGCATGCCCATAGTTAATGTGCCCAAAGAGCGCGTGGACGTGGCTACTTTAATGTCTGTTCTTCAAAATGCGCAGGAAAGCAACCAAAAAATACAAAAGGCCAAATACGCACTGGACAGCCTTACCCAAAAGAAAATCAGCAAACAGGACGAAATAAAAAGGCTTGAGGCGCAAATTTTAAGCATTAAGTCAGACGTTGAACAGCTTGACGTGGATATACGCCGCGGGCTTGAGTTTATGCGCAGCAACCAGCCCATAGACACCACGGACATTGAAAGCAAAATCAAAGACGCGGAAACCATAAACGCCGCCTTTGATGCCGCCGTTAACAGGGATAAACTTGTTACGCAAAAAATAAACGAGGAAGCCCATGTTATCCATTTAAATAATGAAATGGAAAGCCTGGAAAACCAAAAGAAACAGGCCATAGAATCCGCCAACCTGCCCGTAAAAGAGCTGGGCTTTGGTAATAACGAGCTGCTTTACAAGGGGTTACCCATAAAGCAGTTAAGCGCGGCGGAGCAGTTAAAGCTAAGCATGGACATTGCCACGGCGGAAAACCCTGATTTAAAGGTAATTCTGCTACGCGACGCGAGCCTTTTGGACGACGAGAGCCTTGAGTACATTAAGCAGCGCGCGGAAGAAAGCGGCTACCAAATATGGGCCGAGCGCGTGGACACCACGGGCACCAAAGGCTTTGTTATTGAGGACGGAGAGCTGAAAGCATAA